One genomic window of Deinococcus betulae includes the following:
- a CDS encoding ABC transporter substrate-binding protein — protein sequence MNKTLLLSLAVLAASAAQTAAAQTTIKINGYGGTDPAVVGDLINRFVKPALAKDKITVIYEPLQGDYNKSLTTLLAAGNAGDVFYLPAETIDGFVATGKVLPLNGLVSTGPFIKSLNTAFTKGGRLYGVAKDFNTLTLVYNRDLFDEAGVAYPNNNDTWATLQTKLTTLKQKLGSDYAGICLQPNWDRFGAFAFATGWQQFDSKGKTNLADPRFVEAFNFYTGLARNKVGIQPSEVSEGWTGGCLKSGKVAVAIEGNWVVNFLRDNAPNLKFGTALMPKYTKTGTRGNFLYTVGWAINSGTKNRQAALKVLNILTSPQVQQYVLEQGLAIPSRTALTSNAYFKKTDPGAVNSRLVFDGADDGNVRAFTFGPQGTDWGKPINEALAAVLSGQKSATDALKKAQADMNTFQNR from the coding sequence ATGAACAAGACGCTCCTGCTCAGCCTCGCCGTTCTCGCTGCCAGTGCCGCCCAGACAGCGGCCGCCCAGACCACCATCAAGATCAACGGGTACGGCGGCACCGACCCCGCCGTCGTGGGCGACCTGATCAACCGCTTCGTAAAGCCGGCGCTGGCCAAAGACAAGATCACGGTGATCTACGAGCCGCTTCAGGGCGACTACAACAAATCCCTGACCACCCTGCTGGCCGCTGGCAACGCGGGCGACGTGTTCTACCTGCCCGCCGAGACCATTGACGGCTTTGTGGCCACCGGCAAGGTGCTGCCTCTGAACGGCCTGGTTAGCACTGGACCCTTTATCAAGAGCCTGAACACGGCCTTTACCAAGGGCGGCCGCCTGTACGGCGTGGCCAAGGATTTCAACACCCTGACCCTGGTGTATAACCGCGACCTGTTTGACGAGGCGGGCGTGGCTTACCCCAACAACAACGACACCTGGGCCACGCTGCAGACCAAGCTGACCACCCTGAAACAGAAACTGGGCAGCGACTACGCCGGGATTTGCCTGCAGCCCAACTGGGACCGCTTTGGCGCCTTTGCCTTTGCCACCGGCTGGCAGCAGTTTGACTCCAAGGGCAAGACCAATCTGGCCGACCCCCGGTTTGTGGAGGCTTTTAACTTCTACACCGGCCTGGCCCGCAACAAGGTAGGCATTCAGCCCAGCGAGGTCAGTGAAGGCTGGACTGGCGGCTGCCTGAAGTCGGGCAAGGTGGCGGTGGCCATTGAAGGCAACTGGGTCGTGAACTTCCTGCGCGACAACGCCCCCAACCTGAAATTCGGCACCGCCCTGATGCCCAAATACACCAAGACTGGCACGCGCGGCAACTTCCTGTACACCGTGGGTTGGGCCATCAACAGCGGCACCAAGAACCGCCAGGCGGCCCTGAAGGTGCTGAACATCCTGACCAGCCCGCAGGTGCAGCAGTACGTACTGGAACAGGGCCTGGCCATTCCCAGCCGCACCGCCCTGACCAGCAACGCCTACTTCAAGAAGACCGATCCTGGCGCCGTGAATAGCCGCCTGGTCTTTGACGGCGCCGACGACGGCAACGTGCGCGCCTTTACGTTCGGGCCGCAGGGCACCGACTGGGGCAAGCCGATTAACGAGGCCCTGGCCGCCGTACTGAGTGGGCAAAAGAGTGCCACCGACGCCCTGAAAAAGGCGCAGGCGGATATGAACACCTTCCAGAACCGCTAG
- a CDS encoding LacI family DNA-binding transcriptional regulator yields the protein MTPATRATIDDIARAAGVSKGTVSRVLNGHSTVAERTRQRVQAVMAQLDYTPDPAARHLSWRTGRTLGLSLDRDDPLLHPYQVLFRRALESQTAPQGVQLVDLRADLTRMARLPSAVLVLHALDGDPRLEYLKAQGVPAVLIGHQPGAFWVAPDDVGGARLATQQLTAAGHRQLVYLGSGPSQVAQDREYGCRDAARAAGATLHTIPSDFSVLGGYRAVRRAWEGGLRFTGLFAQSDESAAGAVAALDDLGVRVPEDVSVVGFDGLPELPIPLTLTTVAQDIPRIAATALTLVQEAIAGRPPRGEFIPVQLIPGATTAPVPGGMP from the coding sequence ATGACCCCCGCCACCCGCGCCACCATTGACGATATTGCCCGCGCAGCTGGTGTCAGCAAGGGCACCGTGAGCCGTGTGCTGAACGGGCACTCGACCGTTGCCGAGCGCACGCGGCAGCGCGTGCAGGCGGTCATGGCGCAGCTGGATTACACGCCTGACCCCGCCGCGCGGCACCTCAGCTGGCGCACCGGGCGCACGCTGGGCCTGTCACTGGACCGGGACGATCCCCTGCTTCATCCCTATCAGGTGCTGTTTCGCCGCGCCCTGGAAAGTCAGACAGCGCCGCAGGGGGTGCAGCTCGTGGACCTGCGCGCCGACCTGACGCGCATGGCGCGGCTGCCGAGCGCCGTGCTGGTGCTGCACGCCCTGGACGGCGACCCCCGCCTGGAGTACCTGAAGGCTCAGGGCGTGCCCGCCGTTCTGATTGGGCATCAACCAGGGGCCTTCTGGGTGGCGCCAGACGACGTGGGCGGCGCGCGGCTGGCCACCCAACAGCTGACTGCGGCCGGGCACCGCCAGCTGGTTTATCTGGGCAGCGGCCCCAGCCAGGTGGCGCAGGACCGTGAATACGGCTGCCGGGACGCGGCCCGCGCGGCCGGGGCCACCCTGCACACCATTCCCAGCGATTTTTCGGTGCTGGGCGGCTACCGCGCGGTGCGACGGGCCTGGGAGGGCGGGCTGCGGTTTACCGGCCTGTTTGCCCAGAGTGACGAGAGCGCCGCCGGAGCCGTGGCGGCACTGGACGACCTGGGGGTGCGGGTCCCTGAGGACGTGAGCGTGGTGGGCTTTGACGGTCTGCCCGAACTCCCCATTCCGCTGACCCTGACCACCGTGGCGCAGGACATTCCCCGCATTGCCGCCACCGCCCTGACCCTGGTGCAGGAAGCCATTGCCGGCCGGCCGCCCAGGGGCGAATTCATTCCTGTACAGCTGATTCCCGGCGCGACCACCGCGCCAGTCCCCGGAGGGATGCCATGA